DNA from Triticum aestivum cultivar Chinese Spring chromosome 7D, IWGSC CS RefSeq v2.1, whole genome shotgun sequence:
taaagaaatataagagtgcgtagtgatctaaacacttatatttctttacggagggagtatatatattctTCTTGTCACTAACATGGGAACACTTATTTTCTCTGAGCAGCAAGGCGGTGTCTTCTGATATTGCTTCCGGCCAGTGGCACCTTTTGTGGAGCACCAATAAGCCCTACGCCGCGCTGCATTCGTAACCGTTTTGCACAGAGCCATGTCGATATGGAACTCTTCTCTTTTGGTCCCCAGAACTCACCAACCGCCACACCCCGTTTCCTGAATATCCCCTGCATACATGTGACTAACCAAAAAATGGTGAACGCTGGACATGTGATGTATGGGTGGGTGCCCTGCCTTGCCAAAATATGTGATCATGGAATGATTTGATGAACCTCCATAAGCTTTTTTTTTGTATTATTAGTGGGTGCTTTTTTTTCTCATGCGTGGTTTGAGTCGTTCTTATGGCATAGTTGGGGTTACATTCTGCTGCTATTTTGCTTGTCTTTTCCCCTGTTTTGGTCGTTGGAGCTTTCGCTGTCCCACTGCCGTGCGGGTATCTTATTCTTATCCAGCGCTGCTGCACTAAACTCTGGTCCTTGCACGCATTTGCCCCCTTCTTAGGACAGGGTTCTTCTACACCACGTGCGCAGAGTTTCCCAAATGACGCTTTACTACAAAAAGTGCTTGGGTTATAAAAATCATCTTCATGAACTATAAGATTGATGCCCACAACAACATTTTCAGTTATTTTTACCCAGGAATCACATTTGTGTTTCATTCGGAATACCTCAGCGTGATACGCATTAGAATGCTTGTCGCTGTCCCTTCTCACGATAGTTGAGCTGTTTTTTCCTACaagaataatactccctccgtcccgtaaaCACTGGGACGAAGGGAGTAACATATAGTTAAGACTCTCTTTGGATCGAAGAAATTTCACCGGACTTTTGGAAGATTACATATAGTTAAGACTCTTCATCAACGATGGCTGCTGTTTTGTCTACTATGAGACATTAACACGACGACTTTTCAACTGTCTGCTACAACAGGGTTTGCCTGACTCCGGTGAGGAAGGGACGACGACACGCATTCGACTTGCTCGTTGCAAGATGGTTCATGGATGTGGTTGTAATTTTTGTTACATCTGATGTTCTTTGTACATGATTGATTATGAATAGATTgaagttttctaaaaaaaaagttCCATTAATCCAAAAGAAGCCCTTGAGATGCAAATGGTATAATGATAAGGAAGTTTAAAACAAGAGGAGGGCCACATGAAAGAAGAGAGGAGAGCCCATTTGTTGGTCGGTCCCACTCTCTCAACAGCAGGGGAAGCGGGCGGCAGCAGGGAGCAGGCTCCCGGGAATCCAATGGCCATGACCCAGTCGTCCTTCGCTCGCCGCCCACCCCCCTCCGCGGCGctcacctctccctcctcctcctcctcctggtctCCCCCGAGGCacgggccgcgccgccgccgggcccTCACGGCCGCGTCCTCCCTCCATTTCCGGCCGGAGGACGTCGCCGAGCTTGCGCACAACAAGGTTCGCCGTATAACTAGCTTAACGGACTGCTGCGTTCATTTTCCGATTGAGTAAGGACTCGGGCTCGTGTTTCAAGGTCTTGATTGCGGCGACGGTGGCCGGTGTGATCGGGCAGCTGGCCAAGCCCTTCACTTCCGGCAGGGGTGGGGGCAAAATCGACATCGTCAGGGTCGCCGCCCAGTCAGGGGGGATGCCCTCCACTCACTCAGCGGTGAGACCATCGTCTACCGACCATTAATTCCTTCAGTTTGTTGTGTTGCTGCTTTACTGGAGTGAGCAAGAGCGTGTTTGTCTCTTCTTAGGCCCTGCCTGGGATAAGGTTATGCTCCTGTTACAGGGGTCAAATTCTTCCAGAGGCTATTCTCACCATCACATTTCTACAACTTTATAAACGGGCACTCCACATTTACATGTAGTGGTAGCACTATAAGACGATGAGAAAAATTTAACATCAAATGAATTTTTTAATGATTGTTATTTTATATTGCTGATGATGTGGATTGTTCTTATCTCTTGTTGGTTGAACTTTGGAAGAGAATTAGAGCCAAAGGCTTTTCGTCCCTTCCATTGCAAGAATGAAACAGCATAATGGTTTGTAAAGTTGGGCTGCACGAATTCTAGGCAACAACCAGTAAGAAATTAAGAATGGAGATAGAACGGAAATGTGGATTTTCCACAATTACTTGTGTTCGCAACCCATATTGTGAATATGCATCTCAATGTTTCAAAACATTTTGAAATAAAATCTTGGTTGTACTACATATTATATACCAGTTTTACATACATGATTTCGTGTCGTTGCACGATTCACGAGTGATCACATTTTTTGGATGACTTATTTTTGTAAATGCTCATACTGCAGCAAATTATGCATTTGTATTTTCCCTTGAAAGCTCACAAACTGTATTTTCACAATGGGCCGTGCCTGCAACTAGTTGCAGATTTTCGTTTGACGATTGTACATATCTTCTCTGTCACGCTGAATAATTAACTTGTCTCCGGTGGCCATCTATCTAATGAATAGTCTCTTAAATATATGCTTCTGAAGTACAAGCACAACACAATTCGAAATGAAGCATTAGTGCTAAAAAAACATcgtaaaaagagaaaaaaaattaagGACACATGGGACATGTATTTAAAAGGGTGAACACAAATCATGAGATATCACAGGGAGCACAAATGTGACTGTCAATCATACGAGGAAAGTTACAACCAGGGAATTTTGCAACAAGGCACCCACTAATCCTGTATGGCCACCGAAAGCATTATAAGGCAGCTGAATTACTGTGAGTTGGAAAAGGGGACAGATCCAGAAACTATACTTACGCACTACTCTCCCTATGTACAGAGGCTGACTACTCTTTGCTCCCATGAATCGTCATGCTTTATCCATTTGCACCATCATGATTAGAATCACAAATCAATACTTAGGATGGTGTTTAGATTTTTGAGATGCTTTGTTAGTAAAAATGAAAGGTTACATTAGGAAACATATACCGTGGAATAGGAATCAAAGGTATCATCACAACATGTTACTTCTTTATACAGGTGCCACTGATTACGAGTCGAGGGACTAGTCGAGACTAGTCGACAGACTAGTCTACGAGTCGCAGTTTGAGTGCCGACTACAAATCTCTTGTAGACTACTTGGTTGAGTCGAGCAGTCGACAGACTAGTCTGGACTAGTCGAGCTATTTGAGTCGACCGACTCAAAATTCTGAGGGGATAAGTCACCCAGTCCGGCCGGAGCTCATGCTTGGGCGGCGGCCATTGTCGTGGCACGTAGGCGTGCGCGGCCCTGAGAAGAAAGAGAAGTaagagagatagaggagaggagaggaggagacaTGGCGGTGGTCGATGGCAGCGGCCGGGGTTGGCGGAAGGCGGCTGGAGGCACGGGTCGTGCGCGCGCGTGCTCCTGTGCGTGATGGTGCTGGCGGCGGCAATGGGATCGATCGGGAGCTAGGGCTCCAGTGACTGGGAGGCTAAGTAGGCTGGCCACTTGGGCCCAAATGGGCCAGCTGGGGGGTGTTGCGtggcgctgggctgggcctggcGAGCATCGCCTAGCACTCCTGGTTTTATTGCATACTGTACTGTTAGTAATATACTACATACTACTACTAGGTATTAATAGTTGAGTACTACAGTACCATGTCGACTAGTCCAGCACTAGTCTAGACTAGTCACGAttagtctatgagtctcaacctTGGAACGACTCGTCGACTCTTCGACTCGTAAACCTTGACAGGTGCACAATCATATATATTTGAGAGGTAAAGGCCAAAGTGACAATTCAATTTTGTCTGAATCTGACTATTATTCTTCATATTGTAGGCAGTTGTGGCAGTGACTACTTCGCTTGCGCTAGAAAGGTTAGCTTCTTTAACATGCTTTAGCTCAGGGCTGACATGTTTCTGCTTGTTTTTGTCCTTAGTGTTTGTGTTTTTATTCTTAATTCGGGGTTTAGAATGCAGGGGGTTTGCTGACTCCATATTCGGGATGTCGGTGGTATTTGCGTCAATTGTAATGTATGATGCTCAGGTATGGTAGGTTTAATGCTTTTATTTTCTCTCTTATGTCGACTAAATTATCAATCTGGCCATTTATCAACATCAGTCAGCTTATTGATCATTCAAGTGTGCCGGTGATGTGATTCAGCTTTTTTGCATGTCCAATCTGCCAAATCCCAAAAAGTATTGTAAACTCAAATTTGATATTGATTTGATCGAGACTTGGTACGAGCATGAGAACATGTTGCATTGTCAGGGATTTGACTCTATTGGTACCCAGCGAACTCTTCATATCTGCTGTATTGTGCTAGATCTCCCCGTTGCTGTTGTGTTTTTTCATGAAACTTGCAGAACTCAAGTTTGACATTGATTTGATCGAGACCTAGTACAAATGCTTGAACATGATCTATTATCAGGGATGTAACTCTCTTAATACGCAGCGGACTCTTCATTTCTGCTGTATTGGCCTAGATCTCCCCATTGCTGTTGCGGTTTCTTTTTCACGAAACTGGGTGGTCAAAGGTGTTAGAAGTTTAACTATCATGTTTCACACGCATCTCTTAAGATGAAAAAAAAAGAATCCAGAAAGAAATGACATTGGTCTGATACATTTGTTTTCTGCCTCTGTCCTCTTGAATCTGTTAGACATGCCATGTGGACTGCCTCTAATTTCCTCACACTATGCTGTACTAGTATATTTGCAATCCCAATACTTCCAAAAATGGTGAACATGCTGAGCTGCACTTTGTAGTATGGATGTATGATGCCCCTGATATTAGCTGATATATTCTGACGAAAAGAAATGTCAGTTTGCACTGAAGTACGAAGCAGAAGCACTATCACTATCATGTACCTTTACATGAAGCGTGACTTTCAGGGCTATCAATCTGAGATTTTCCCCCATTGCTTCTGATTTTGTTTCCATCTGTGCACATATAAAACCAGTGCATGTGTGATCTAGCCTCCACTAAGTAATTGTATATATCGTTGTCAGTGCCACCGAATTCTTTGACAGTGCATTTGAACATGGTTAATTTCTTCGCAGCTTGGTGTGGGATGCAGCTGTAAAAAGTTTGACCAGTTCAGCTAGTACCCATGTTTTCTTTGTGAGGCACTGTAGTGGGTATCCCTGTCAGTTGCaagtttttagggtacatgggcaGTACGTGTTCCCATCTATTTATCCTCCATACTGCATTTTATGCCAAACTAAAATCTGAGCTTTGTTAATGGCCCGCAAAAATCTCACACGAAGCTTGATAGCGTCGTTTCAGATTAGAAATTTCTTGTGCGCTTTCACAAGCAAGTATTAAAACCACCGTAGCtaatgctcatgccatgcttatttGTTGTTTTCAATAGGGAGTCAGAAGAGAGGTGGGCAAGCACGCAAGGCTTTTGAACAAGCTATGGACCCTACGGGAGCATACGACGACTCAAGTTCAGGAGGACGGTGGTGGCCAGGTGAATTCCACCTCTGAACCCCTCCCTGCAAACCGCGAGATGGCCACGGAGCTTGTCTCCGTTCCTCGGGACGCATCTATGTCGCAGTGTTCAAACGCCGCGCCTTCCTCGACGCGCACGGATGCGACCAGATCGCCGAGATGGAACTCCCTCCAAAGCTCAGAGCCAGAGCTAACTGAGTTGACAGAGGAGTATAACCGGCTGAGCGAGTCCGTCGGCCACACGGAAGCGCAGGTCACGGTCGGTGCCTTGCTAGGCTTTGTTGTAAGCTTAGCCGTCCACGCGACACTGTAACAACAACCACTTCCGTTATTCTTTTGTTACAACATTGACCACATGTATGGTAGTTCTTTACGTGAAGAAACAACACAATTGGTGGATTGATTGCTACCACCACTATAGATATGTTTCATGTTTGCAAACGCTTTATTTGACTCTGCACCGGTTAACCGGAGCTTGAGCCTGGACGGTTGCTGACTTGATGCTACCACATTGGACATTGCAACGCGGCAGCTACCGTTTCTTCTGTGAGAGTAGAGAGAGAAGTAGCTTCAATAGTAGTATATGTTTATGTTGATGTACTCATCAACAGGGACTTTGATGTGCGTGGTGAGACGATTAGTTAACTCAGACGGTGAGGAGGAGGAAGCGTGACGCATCTGGCGTTGCTTTCTCTTACTCTAACACTGTTACATAAATAGGTAAATTCATTGGTCTCAGTAAACAAAGGCACCGCACGGCGAAGAGCTCCGTCTACGTGCAGGGGCTCAAATTGAATTCGAAAATGCTTCACACACGACAGTGTTTGGACGATAACTGCACGATCGACGGATCCAGCGGCCGCTGCTGGGCTGTGCTCGACATTCTTCGGCTGGATTTAACCGTCGTGCACAAGTCGTCCAAACTTTATCGTCCCCATAGCACCGCTCAATTGAATTGGACCTGCAGTGTACAGCTGATCATGCCAAGTGTGCAAGTAATGGATGGTGGCAGCGAGATTCCGACTCAGGCTGTTCAGAAACACAAAGGGGCCTTTCTGAAGTTGTaacacaagaaagaaagaaagaaagaaagaaagaaagaaagaaagaaaaggtaaCAAGTGACCTAATTGCCCAATTTAGGAGGGCAAAGTTCCAACTCTTGTATAAGCATGGGTGTAAAGTAACTAATTCTTGTTGAGAAGGTAAAATGCATATATCTGACATACCAAGATTTTGTGTGTGTAATTATGGCACCTCTTTTACCCTCATCACTTCGGTAATAAAAACCTACCGTAATAACATAATTAgctaaaaattaaataaaaataccAATAATTTTACAGAAGAATCAATAGAAAATATTCTTTTCGGGAGAAAACACTCAGATCTATTAACCAAACCGACGCTACAAACAACCCTAGA
Protein-coding regions in this window:
- the LOC123164063 gene encoding uncharacterized protein: MKEERRAHLLVGPTLSTAGEAGGSREQAPGNPMAMTQSSFARRPPPSAALTSPSSSSSWSPPRHGPRRRRALTAASSLHFRPEDVAELAHNKVLIAATVAGVIGQLAKPFTSGRGGGKIDIVRVAAQSGGMPSTHSAAVVAVTTSLALERGFADSIFGMSVVFASIVMYDAQGVRREVGKHARLLNKLWTLREHTTTQVQEDGGGQVNSTSEPLPANREMATELVSVPRDASMSQCSNAAPSSTRTDATRSPRWNSLQSSEPELTELTEEYNRLSESVGHTEAQVTVGALLGFVVSLAVHATL